The nucleotide window AACATCACCTTAGATAACCTAGCCTGGACCAGGTGTGTAGATGGGGAGGAATCCAGCAAAGTCTGTTAAAATTCCTCCGTCCCATTGTCTCCGCAGGgcccagcaaatatttatttaccaaacatttgcttttcatcTCCATATAAATTGCCTTCCTTTCCTTTGAAGTGCCAAATCACTACCCCCAACATCCTCTTTTATCTTTAGCCGAAGATGGTCTTTAACTGGAGGGTTTCAGCAGTtttgagttactcagttttcctgggtctcttccACGGATACATGTCATTCAACTTTTGTGGGCTTTTCTCCCGTTTATCTATACATATCTCAtgccaatttaattcttagaccagtcaAAATAACGTAGAAGGGGAGCgggaaaatttcttcctcccaGACAACAGGATAACATTTGAGTTGTTAGCCAAGCCAGTTATTTTAAATAGACATTCAGAGTGTACAGTCTCTGCTTTTGTTCTGTTGCTAAAAATCAAGTTAGTTAAATATGATATTCAACACcctgatattttcatttttattttgtcagtTTCTTAGAGGAATGCATTACAAATATGAGGAGGATTTGATAAACTCAGAATCACAGTGTAAGACTTTAACAGtttgtgttttctatttcaaTGATGTCTCGCATGCATGAAGTTGCGCTTTATACAACTTCTTGTGGTCaacagctgggcttcccaggtggcactagaggtaaagaacccgcctgccaatgcaggagacatgagacaagggttcaatccatgggttgggaagatctgccggAGGAAGGCAGGGtggtccactccagtattcttgcttggagaatccccatggacacaggagcctggcgggctacagttcatggggttgcaaggagttggacacgactgaagtgacttagtacgcaTGCAGCACGTGGTTGATAGGTAGGTGATGTTTCTTGTTTTCCATGTATGTAAGGCCATTCTATTGATACTTTGGAATCAATAATACCATGTCTACATTTGCTTGGTCACCTCTTGTCTGGGATGTCTTTATACATCTCCTTTTCATTTTAAGTAACAGTTgcggatttattttttaatcctagAGAACACATGACCATTGATAGAAATATGACTGTAGATTTATAGGTTGAATTCTGTAGTTAGGGTTAAAGTGGATTCTGGATATTTGCTTACAACAATGTtactccttttaaaatataacccATGGCTTTGAAGGGATCCAGCAAGAAAACCGAAGTGATGTTTCCACgcccttttcattttcatctccCAGTGGAAACGATTTTCTTCCAACATTCTGAGCAAATGGGCAAAAATAGCAGAAATGCTAAGAGAATCACACATTTATGgttctatcatcatcatcacaacTTTCTTCATTTCTAAGATGATTGCTCCTGCTTTTAAGTTTTCAAACAGAATGAAGCACTTCACCTGGAAATCAGACTGTACATTTAGAGGACAGGCCTTGAATTACCGAGCTGCAAGATTTAGAAAACATGTATTATTCTTGTTTCAATTTCTTCCCTTCCCACAGTTACACAGTTTTATTGAAAAAGTCAAACACATCCAAATATTAGAAAGCAAAAAAATGTCCTGAAATCCTGTATCTCTGAAACACTTACCCTCAACATTCCATGACCATCTttctacatatacatgtgtgcatatatacacacatacatatatacacgtgTGTTTTCATATTCTAGCTCATGAACAAAGAGTCATGATAGTTATGTTTTCTTGTGGCTTGCAGGtgatgtttctttctttgttctatGTTCCAGACAGACATAAATAGATATGCAcacccatttttttctttcaaaaatgtcagccatattgttaaaaaatatattcttttcacaTGTCTCCCTCCACCAGATTCTGCAAACAACCACTGTTAACCATCACATGTCCTTCCTTTTCCCTCTATCCCCACAGAGTCTTACACGATATGATGTGTTGTATTATATGGTATACAGGTATAAAGTGCATACACCATGTATCTATATGTTTAACTACATATAGGAATTTTATTggtatttgttttataaaaacaagATCATACAATACAGTTTCTGCATCTTGCTTCCCTTGATGTATTGTGGAAATCGCTTCAACCCAACGCTAAATGAGATGATTTActcctaatttctttcttttcaacattttttggctgtactgcatGGCATGAGGGATCATAGTTCTCCCTGACGGGGGACTGAATCCAAGACCCTTGCAGGtgttaagtcttaaccactggaccaccaaggaagcccccctcCCAATTCTTTTATGTAGATAAATTATTCACATagatcaaaaatttttaaatatataataaaatgccTCCTTTTCAACTAAGTCACCTCACCACCGATTTACCGATgttattagattaaaaaaaaattgttaccaGATTTTGACATATTCACCAAGAAGGTATTCCAGTCATTTGAGTAAGCACATGAAGGTATAGTATGTTCATATTTTTGTAACTTCTCTCCCTATCCACTGCTTTTATACCCACTCACTAACACTTGTTATACAACTTCCTGAGTTTTGTCAGTCTGAGAGGTAACTTGTGTTaactaattttaatttgcatttctctatgagATAGAGCAATTTTTACACATTCAAGaaccatttgtatttttctatgaACTGTGTATTTATAACTttgatctgaattttttttttttttaggaacacACTGGCActtttatatatacacagtgcAAGGTACAAGGTCTCAGAAAGAAAATACACTCTGTTCAggtgcaccccacccccaccccctgagaACACCCCGGACTGAGGACAAGAAGGAAGGGGAGAATCATAAATAGAGAATAGAAGGGAAGGCTGATGCTCTGAAGAGCAAACACGGGTGGGGAACACACTGCTGGAAGGAGCCATGAGCTCTTTTTCCCTGGGAGAGAGCGATGTAGCGGCACAGGAGAACAGCAGCCATGACTAAGCCCACGACGCCTGGTGCGGGGCACCTAATGGGTAAGAGAATGGGGGTGGCTTTGGGAAGGAAGAGAGCTGGGACAGCTTCCTTCCCTCTGGTGGGGCCGGGGCCCCTCAGTTTACATCCATGAACCCCGACTTGGGTGGCGCATCGCAGGCAGAGGATGCCGGGGGGTTCAATGAGCCAGCCTGGGGTTGTAGACGGTGTGCCACGTCCTGGCGCTGGTAGAAGAGGACATAGGCTGCCTTGGACTCAATCTGATTCTCCGTCACAGGCAAGACGCTGTTGTCATCGAAGTAGTGCCACTGGCCGCTGTCCTTGTTGCAGGCAAATGTCGTGTAGTGTCCATCCCGCAGGCCCCCATAATGGTTGGAAACCGCGATGAGGTCGTATTTGTAGAGCTCCGGAGCTGAGTTGTCCTGAGGCTTGATGACAAACTCAGAGAAGTCCAGGTCCCGGATAGGAAACTCCACAAGCGTGTCCAGCTTTTCGCGGGAGAAAGTGGTGTAGGAAAAGCGCTTCAGGTGGATAATGAGTGTCTCTGGTAGCATCCACAAGTCCAGCTTCTTGGTGGCCAGCTGGTGCTGCTTGCAAGTGGGGCAGTACCAGgggttttccttctccagggtctcaaCAGTGGTGAAGAGTTCGATGCATTCCTGCAGCTGCACTGGGGCCTTCTTCAGCACGTACCCGACACAGCTGTGCTTCACGTAGCCCTCAGCCTCCACCTCGTCATAGTAACGCTTCTTCATCTCTGGCTCCCAGTCAATGGCAATGTATGGCTGTGCCTGGGTATCCTCGTTGAAGGTCCAGCGGTCGCTGGTCCCATTGGAATTAACCCTTTGCAGGGTGAAGAGGTGCTTGTGCCACACCCTCTGGGGCCAGTGAGATGGCCCAGGAGAGGTGTCCACAGGGCCGGGGCTACCGCTCACAACTCCAGAGCTGGACCCAGCCTGCTCCAGCCCAGGGTCTTGGGAGCTGCCCCCAGACCCATGTCCAGGCTGAGGGAGGCTGTCCTTACCCTCCAGGTCTTTCTCATCCCCATCTTCCTCATCATCCCAGCTGGGTCTGGTCACGTAGCGTGAGAGGCGGTACAGCAGGATGTGATACAGGGCGTCCCACGAGAGCCGGTCCCGGGGCACCGACACCAGAAGCGGGTGCCCGAAGAGCATCAGGCCATAGTAGGAACCGTTGTAGTCCCGGGCTGGGGTGCGCTCCCGCAGGTAGACAGGAAGCACAACGTCCTCTCTGGAGTTCTCCCCAACGGCCGCCCTGCCTGACACCTCGTATATGAAGATATCGTCTCTGTCCAAGATGCCGCTCAGAGACTCCTCCAGTTGGTAGATCTTATAGAAGCGGTGACTGAAGACATCGGCCACCATCATCCTTTCTGGAGAGACGCCAGTGTGTTTGGCCAGAGCCACACACAGATCCAAGatcttgcctttcttggggacCAGGAGCTGGTGTTGCTCGGGCTTGCGGCGGGGGTCCATGGAGACAAAGAAAATCTCCATGACCCTCTTGTGGCTCACAGGCAGTGGGACACTGAGGTAGCAGAAGGGGTCGAAGGTCACAGACACATTGCCACACTCAGGGCACACCAAGGTGGACTTGAAGAGGCCATGGAAAGTGTCCACGATCACAGAATCGTTCCACCGTTTGTGGTTCTGCCAGGCCTCCTGAGCCACCTCGTGATCGGGTCTCCCAGCAGCGTCGCACAGCTCCACGTATTCCTTCTTCTTGACGCGATTGAGGTCCTCGTGCAGTCCATCCAGGAGGAACGACAGCAGCTCCTGTGAGTCATGCAGCTGGTAGCCCAGGAACTGGGACGCAAAGTGGCTGACCTTGGTCTTGAACACGTAGGGCACGATGGAGCGGTGGTGGCCGGACCACGCCTGCTTCACCAGGTCGGCATAGGCCTCTGCAATCTCCCCCTTCATGCCCAGCGGGTTGCTGAGGTTGAGCTCCTCTAGGTAGCGGTTTTGGAGGAAGTACTCGGTGAGCTGCGGCACATTGCTGAGGCACTGCAGGGCCGAGTTCATGAAGCACGTGTTGCCCAGGTTGGTGAGACCACAGATGCCCGGCTGGCCTTGTAAGTCCTCACCCTCCTCCGATGCTCCAATCGTGTGTGGTCGCGCACTGCGCCAGGTGCCATCCTTGTTTCGGGTCTCCATGACGACCACCTGCTCAGTCTCGAGAGCGGGCGTCAAGCACTGTGACGCAGGCGTCGCACAACCTCTCAAAAGAGCCCTCCGCGTTCTTGAGCCACAGCCGGGTCTCTTCCTGGGGTGACCCGGAAACTGTTCTCGAGCGGTGCGCAAAAACGAGGTCACTAGAATCTGCGGGGCTGAGCTGAGCCGTGGGCGGTGTGTCCGTATCATTGAGCTGGACGAGCACCAGTCCTACTGGGTGCACTTCAACCTTGTGGGTGCTGGGCAGTTCCACGACCTTGCGTTCCATGCAGGGCGGGTCATGCTCTAGAACATACCAGTTGACCAGGTAATGCTGAGCAGCCATTGGGAGCAGCACATAGTCTTTACCTTCCGCCAGTCCCTTCTTGAGGCGTCCGTTTACCTGGTCTTCAAAGACCTCAGCCTTGTTGATGCAGCCAGGGAAGATGCTGGAGTCTTGATCGCCTCCCACTGCTCGTACCCATGCTGCCCAATGAGGAACCTGCATTTTCTTCCGTCCTGGGAAGAAGAGCTCGACCAGAGACAAAAAACTTGCTGCATCACAAACTTTACTCATTTGCAGGCGCCATTTTTTGCttcacctgatttttttttttttaaataatcttacaGGCTTTTAGGAACTCTCTCTGTATGAAAGAGATTAGCCCCCTTCTACAGTAagtaatgttagtcgctcagtcgtgcacaactctttgtgaccccatggactgcagcccaccaggctcctgtccatgagattttccaggcaaggatactggagtgggttgccattgccttctccaggggctcttcccaacctagggatggaacccgggtctcctgcactgcaggcagattctttacagactgatctacaagggaagcccttctaaaGTATGAATtgcagatatttctcccagtttgttatttgtcttttgactttgtttataatagtttttaaaaaatatgttatctTTTTGAGTCTTTGCTTTCCATTCTTTTTGTATACATTCTCCTgtcttattttaaagaatattgagACCGAGAACACAGCTGCTTACCTTGTAGGTTGGTCCCAGTGCTGAGCAAGGAAACATCAGTTTTATTTCAACATCATAGGTTGAGTGAGTGCCTGAGAGAGGGGCTTGCTTGGGTAACTGTTCTCTCTTCCCAGTACTTCCCCTGGGTCTGAACTTTGGAGCACGAGTCTACAAAATCAGTTCCTAAGTTCGAAGTGGCAGAAACATAAAGAATATTTGAATTTACCCTCTGTCTTCCCCAGTTTTAAACGAATTTAAAACAtcagcctttttaaaaatacatgttcacACTATTCACCACCTTGAAGTCAAAGGAGGATTAggtttaaattaattattttttattatttatttcttcatgtgcatctctatgtctcctctCTAAAAGAGGAAGTATTAGTGTATACATTATGCTTGTACATGTGTTTCTAGCCTTCTCTCTCTTTATTAaataggtttaattttttttagagcagttttgggttcagcaaaattgagcagaagttATAGAGATTTTGCATAAACCCCTGGTCCCGGTTGATAAAAGCCTCCTCCATTATCAACATCCTCTACCAGAGTGgtatatttgttacaattgatgaacctatGTTGACACATCAAAATCACCCAAAGTCTACAGTttgcattagggttcactctgggtgttgtacattctatgggttttggtAAATGTGCAGTGACATTCATCCACCTTTACAGTATCTTTGAAGGTATTCTCACTGCTCTGAACATCTTCGTGCTCCACTTAGCCATCTCTCCCTTCCTGACTGCTGGCAACCACTTCTCTATTTGTCTCcacagttttgtctttttcagaatgtcatatagttggaatcacacaccctgtagccttttcagatcagCTTCTTTTGCTTAGCATTCACGTTTCTTCCacgtcttttcatggcttgaaagttcatttctttttagcgcTGAACAAATATCCCACTGTCTGGAGGTGCcagagt belongs to Bubalus kerabau isolate K-KA32 ecotype Philippines breed swamp buffalo chromosome 2, PCC_UOA_SB_1v2, whole genome shotgun sequence and includes:
- the LOC129644385 gene encoding LOW QUALITY PROTEIN: ubiquitin carboxyl-terminal hydrolase 11-like (The sequence of the model RefSeq protein was modified relative to this genomic sequence to represent the inferred CDS: deleted 1 base in 1 codon), yielding MSKVCDAASFLSLVELFFPGRKKMQVPHWAAWVRAVGGDQDSSIFPGCINKAEVFEDQVNGRLKKGLAEGKDYVLLPMAAQHYLVNWYVLEHDPPCMERKVVELPSTHKVEVHPVGLVLVQLNDTDTPPTAQLSPADSSDLVFAHRSRTVSGSPQEETRLWLKNAEGSFERLCDACVTVLDAALETEQVVVMETRNKDGTWRSARPHTIGASEEGEDLQGQPGICGLTNLGNTCFMNSALQCLSNVPQLTEYFLQNRYLEELNLSNPLGMKGEIAEAYADLVKQAWSGHHRSIVPYVFKTKVSHFASQFLGYQLHDSQELLSFLLDGLHEDLNRVKKKEYVELCDAAGRPDHEVAQEAWQNHKRWNDSVIVDTFHGLFKSTLVCPECGNVSVTFDPFCYLSVPLPVSHKRVMEIFFVSMDPRRKPEQHQLLVPKKGKILDLCVALAKHTGVSPERMMVADVFSHRFYKIYQLEESLSGILDRDDIFIYEVSGRAAVGENSREDVVLPVYLRERTPARDYNGSYYGLMLFGHPLLVSVPRDRLSWDALYHILLYRLSRYVTRPSWDDEEDGDEKDLEGKDSLPQPGHGSGGSSQDPGLEQAGSSSGVVSGSPGPVDTSPGPSHWPQRVWHKHLFTLQRVNSNGTSDRWTFNEDTQAQPYIAIDWEPEMKKRYYDEVEAEGYVKHSCVGYVLKKAPVQLQECIELFTTVETLEKENPWYCPTCKQHQLATKKLDLWMLPETLIIHLKRFSYTTFSREKLDTLVEFPIRDLDFSEFVIKPQDNSAPELYKYDLIAVSNHYGGLRDGHYTTFACNKDSGQWHYFDDNSVLPVTENQIESKAAYVLFYQRQDVAHRLQPQAGSLNPPASSACDAPPKSGFMDVN